The following are from one region of the Lytechinus variegatus isolate NC3 chromosome 4, Lvar_3.0, whole genome shotgun sequence genome:
- the LOC121412922 gene encoding uncharacterized protein LOC121412922: protein MYALQRFVFVMIVIGCDHLGMTRSDDSTENKRNMTNNVCQPVICPCSNETQETIDDSTENKTNITNNVCQPAICPYTNETQETIDDSTENKRNMTNNVCQPVICPHTNETQATIDGKTH from the exons ATGTATGCTCTGCAGCGTTTCGTCTTTGTGATGATAGTGATTGGATGTGATCACCTTGGTATGACACGATCTGATG ACTCAACCGAGAACAAGAGGAACATGACTAACAATGTATGCCAACCTGTCATCTGCCCATGTTCAAATGAAACTCAAGAAACGATTGATG ACTCCACCGAGAACAAGACGAACATCACTAACAATGTTTGCCAACCTGCCATCTGCCCATATACAAATGAAACTCAAGAAACGATTGATG ACTCCACCGAGAACAAGAGGAACATGACTAACAATGTATGCCAACCTGTCATCTGCCCACATACAAATGAAACTCAAGCAACGATTGATGGTAAGACGCACTGA